A stretch of Bradyrhizobium sp. CCBAU 53338 DNA encodes these proteins:
- a CDS encoding PH domain-containing protein produces MARYIDEILQPGERVLYSTNAHWIFYFPAILAWIVALVLFAVSRRSDIYSVEMLCLLGSGLVALAALYWTVKGWFHRLTTETDVTNLRVVHKIGFIKRRTFEMALDKVESVDVNQTILGRILNYGDVTINGVGEGRETIRTIASPLAFRSSITTR; encoded by the coding sequence AAATCCTGCAGCCCGGCGAGCGGGTGCTGTATTCGACCAATGCGCATTGGATTTTCTATTTCCCGGCCATTCTGGCCTGGATCGTGGCCCTGGTCCTGTTCGCGGTCTCCCGCCGGAGCGATATCTACAGCGTGGAGATGCTGTGCCTGCTCGGCTCCGGCCTGGTGGCGCTGGCCGCCCTTTACTGGACGGTGAAAGGCTGGTTCCATCGCCTCACCACGGAGACCGATGTCACCAATCTCCGGGTTGTGCACAAGATCGGCTTCATCAAGCGCCGCACCTTTGAAATGGCGCTGGACAAGGTCGAGAGTGTCGACGTCAACCAGACCATCCTTGGACGTATCCTCAACTACGGCGACGTGACCATCAATGGCGTCGGCGAAGGACGCGAGACCATCCGCACCATCGCCTCTCCTCTCGCCTTCCGTAGTTCGATCACCACGCGGTAG
- a CDS encoding EamA family transporter, giving the protein MFTVTSLWIPFTVVAALGQVARNAMQRSLTKPLGTWGATNIRFLFGFPFSLLFLGLVLVATGDHIGMPPSVFWPWLLLGALSQIVATGLMLLAMNDRSFVVTTAYLKTEAIQTAIFGFVFLGDHLTWLKVLAIVVATVGVVITALRPGGEKSFAELKPTITGLVAAAAFALSAVGFRGAIINVPGISFVTAASFTLVLGLFVQTLILTIYLLWRAPKVLQSILGLWRPSLLAGFMGAFASQFWFLAFALTAAANVRTLALIEVLFAQAVAYYSFKQPIASREIFGIMLIVVGVALLVGF; this is encoded by the coding sequence ATGTTCACCGTCACCAGCCTCTGGATTCCCTTCACCGTCGTTGCTGCGCTCGGCCAGGTCGCGCGCAACGCGATGCAGCGGTCGCTGACAAAGCCGCTGGGGACGTGGGGCGCGACCAATATCCGCTTCCTGTTCGGCTTCCCGTTCTCGCTGCTGTTTCTGGGGCTGGTGCTGGTTGCGACCGGCGATCACATCGGCATGCCGCCATCAGTATTCTGGCCGTGGCTGCTGCTGGGCGCACTCAGCCAGATCGTTGCGACCGGGCTGATGCTGCTCGCGATGAACGACCGCTCCTTCGTGGTGACGACCGCCTATCTGAAGACCGAGGCGATCCAGACTGCGATCTTCGGCTTCGTCTTCCTCGGCGATCACCTGACCTGGCTGAAGGTGCTGGCGATCGTGGTCGCCACTGTCGGTGTCGTCATCACCGCGCTGCGGCCCGGCGGCGAGAAGAGTTTTGCCGAGTTGAAGCCGACCATCACCGGCCTCGTCGCGGCTGCGGCGTTCGCGCTGTCGGCGGTCGGTTTTCGCGGCGCGATCATCAACGTTCCCGGCATCTCCTTCGTGACCGCGGCCTCGTTCACGCTGGTGCTCGGCCTGTTCGTGCAGACGCTGATCCTGACGATCTATCTGCTCTGGCGCGCGCCAAAGGTGCTTCAGTCGATCCTGGGGCTATGGCGGCCGTCGCTGCTGGCCGGCTTCATGGGCGCCTTCGCCTCCCAGTTCTGGTTCCTTGCGTTCGCGCTGACGGCCGCCGCCAATGTCCGCACCCTCGCGCTGATCGAGGTGTTGTTCGCGCAAGCCGTTGCGTATTACTCGTTCAAGCAGCCGATCGCATCGCGCGAGATTTTCGGCATCATGCTGATCGTGGTCGGCGTAGCGCTGCTGGTGGGGTTCTAG
- the ubiG gene encoding bifunctional 2-polyprenyl-6-hydroxyphenol methylase/3-demethylubiquinol 3-O-methyltransferase UbiG, producing the protein MSMQQDSSATASPPAGSTVDAAEIAKFSKLSAEWWDPKGKMAPLHRINPLRLGYIRDAACRKFERNVRSLNCLGGLRVLDIGCGAGLLCEPLSRLGAQVIGVDPSASNIAAAKLHAGKSHLSIDYRCTTVEGIDPRERFDIVLAMEVVEHVVDVGVFLKRCASMLKPNGLMVVSTLNRNWKSFALAIVGAEYVLRWLPRGTHEWNKFVTPDELTKYLLDNRLVITEQTGVVYSPFADKWTLSSDMDVNYMVVAEGMV; encoded by the coding sequence ATGAGCATGCAGCAAGATTCTTCCGCAACTGCTTCCCCGCCGGCGGGCTCGACCGTCGATGCCGCCGAGATCGCGAAATTCTCAAAGCTCTCGGCCGAGTGGTGGGATCCCAAGGGCAAGATGGCGCCGCTGCACCGGATCAATCCGCTGCGGCTCGGCTATATCCGCGACGCCGCCTGCCGCAAGTTCGAGCGCAACGTGCGCAGTCTCAACTGCCTCGGCGGCCTGCGCGTGCTCGACATCGGCTGCGGTGCCGGCCTGTTGTGCGAGCCGCTGTCGCGCCTTGGCGCGCAGGTCATCGGCGTCGATCCGTCGGCCAGCAACATCGCTGCCGCAAAGCTGCATGCCGGCAAGAGCCATCTGTCGATCGACTATCGCTGCACCACGGTGGAGGGGATCGACCCGCGCGAGCGTTTTGACATCGTCCTGGCGATGGAAGTGGTCGAACACGTCGTCGACGTCGGCGTCTTCCTGAAGCGCTGCGCCTCGATGCTGAAGCCGAACGGCCTGATGGTAGTGTCCACGCTCAACCGCAACTGGAAGAGCTTTGCGCTCGCCATTGTCGGCGCCGAATACGTCCTGCGCTGGCTGCCGCGCGGCACCCACGAATGGAACAAGTTCGTCACCCCGGACGAACTGACCAAATACCTCCTCGACAACCGTCTCGTCATCACCGAGCAGACCGGTGTGGTTTACTCGCCATTCGCCGACAAATGGACGCTCTCGTCGGACATGGACGTGAACTACATGGTGGTGGCGGAAGGAATGGTCTGA